The Prosthecobacter vanneervenii genome has a segment encoding these proteins:
- a CDS encoding glycosyltransferase family protein — protein sequence MKKAGKAESTWFLAEMAVSEQHGGGVTLCRTFGRNMDNFDGMFCLSDFHDVAPHLRERSVKWMPFFRSNFCRGILGCRLSEWCFRQTWAENWHARQCARRIHDWLPSDGPKPLFLTSPQTTLAIRTMEKLKSLRSLSYVTWIMDDNWVQGDERSKWSYSPRVEVLLRTHLRNAEMVLTISQQMGEHYKRLFGVDFEVLFAPSPKNEIRVPLDFVPNRKLAYCGSLSIWPGDALSRLIPFLPELGYSLDIYSHHSLPSNLQHSHVRKLPPLPAEDVQATMSKYDAVLLPIGFTSATSSYTNFNIATKMAECLGSGTVTIAIGPENAAMIRYFRTHNLGVCVSDVSLPKLRQAFQLVESLKMRNQRIENDLAHVQSHLTQERVFKHWRAIRDRISPTSYF from the coding sequence ATGAAGAAGGCAGGAAAAGCAGAATCGACCTGGTTTCTGGCTGAAATGGCAGTTTCCGAGCAGCATGGCGGAGGTGTTACCCTATGCCGTACATTCGGGCGTAATATGGATAATTTTGACGGTATGTTTTGCTTGTCAGATTTTCATGATGTAGCGCCCCATCTTCGCGAGCGTAGCGTCAAATGGATGCCTTTTTTCCGCTCTAATTTTTGCAGAGGTATCCTTGGCTGCCGCTTAAGCGAATGGTGCTTTCGACAGACCTGGGCCGAAAACTGGCATGCCCGCCAGTGTGCCAGGCGTATTCATGATTGGCTCCCTTCGGATGGTCCCAAACCGCTTTTTCTGACTTCGCCTCAGACGACGCTTGCCATCCGCACGATGGAAAAACTAAAGAGCTTGCGCTCTTTGAGTTATGTGACCTGGATCATGGATGACAACTGGGTGCAGGGAGATGAGCGCAGCAAATGGAGTTATTCTCCAAGGGTTGAAGTATTGCTAAGGACCCACCTTCGGAACGCGGAGATGGTTTTAACCATCAGTCAACAGATGGGAGAGCACTATAAACGTCTATTTGGCGTCGATTTTGAGGTTTTGTTTGCACCATCACCCAAAAATGAGATTCGTGTGCCTTTAGACTTTGTGCCAAACCGTAAACTTGCTTATTGTGGTTCTCTGAGTATTTGGCCAGGTGATGCGTTGTCTAGGCTGATCCCATTTCTGCCAGAACTTGGCTATAGCTTGGACATTTATAGTCATCATTCACTGCCGTCAAATTTGCAACATTCGCATGTGCGTAAACTTCCGCCGCTGCCCGCAGAAGACGTGCAGGCTACTATGAGCAAGTATGATGCGGTTCTGCTGCCAATCGGCTTCACTTCTGCCACATCAAGCTATACGAACTTCAATATTGCCACCAAGATGGCAGAGTGTCTCGGCAGCGGGACCGTGACAATCGCAATCGGTCCCGAAAATGCGGCGATGATTCGGTATTTTAGAACACATAATTTAGGGGTTTGTGTTTCTGACGTGAGTCTTCCGAAGCTCAGGCAAGCATTTCAATTGGTCGAGAGTCTGAAGATGAGAAACCAGCGTATCGAGAATGATCTCGCACATGTGCAGAGCCACCTGACACAAGAAAGAGTTTTCAAGCACTGGAGAGCAATCCGAGATCGGATTTCACCCACCTCTTATTTTTAA
- a CDS encoding FkbM family methyltransferase produces MRLLLKQILPPFVHSFGKKIYTSFRGQLPLDPKVEPLRKAHDLLNRDCDDSELVLRQGLQFRLHPESIEPFLAFCYLYPPMVEEMDSFLRLTAGKRRLLDVGALHGVFSLAFIGAEPDRRAVAVDASPIAFARLLYNVHHNAAGKVTPVECALSSQNGVVRMHYEWEHAVAAGGDERGTSGAISVTSRRGDELCDSLSFLPDVIKIDVEGHEVKVLRGLEPVILSTRPTIFLEIHPGRIRQEQDTLELLVSMFESWHYEALHFDGRIAGNEEICCLVTDERLVLRPVEIKQRN; encoded by the coding sequence ATGCGTCTCTTGCTGAAGCAAATTCTTCCACCTTTCGTGCATTCGTTTGGAAAAAAAATCTATACTAGTTTTCGCGGGCAATTGCCGCTCGATCCTAAGGTGGAGCCTCTTAGGAAGGCGCATGATCTCTTAAATCGAGATTGTGATGATTCCGAACTTGTTCTGCGGCAGGGCTTGCAGTTTCGACTTCACCCGGAATCAATCGAGCCCTTTCTTGCATTTTGTTACCTCTACCCACCCATGGTCGAGGAGATGGATTCTTTCCTTAGATTGACTGCCGGTAAACGGCGCTTGTTAGATGTGGGGGCTCTGCATGGAGTGTTTTCGCTCGCTTTTATTGGAGCTGAGCCGGATCGTCGGGCTGTGGCGGTCGATGCATCGCCGATTGCCTTCGCCAGGCTGCTATACAACGTCCATCATAATGCGGCAGGGAAGGTGACACCTGTCGAGTGTGCGCTTTCCTCTCAGAATGGAGTAGTGCGGATGCATTATGAATGGGAGCATGCTGTGGCGGCCGGCGGGGATGAAAGAGGAACTTCGGGAGCCATTAGTGTAACAAGCCGACGCGGAGATGAGTTGTGCGATAGTTTGTCCTTTTTGCCAGACGTGATCAAAATTGATGTTGAGGGACACGAAGTTAAGGTCTTGAGAGGATTGGAGCCCGTCATTCTTTCTACACGCCCAACGATTTTTTTAGAGATTCATCCTGGAAGAATTCGGCAGGAGCAGGACACATTGGAGTTGCTTGTCTCCATGTTTGAGAGTTGGCATTACGAGGCTTTGCATTTTGACGGGAGGATTGCTGGCAACGAAGAGATATGTTGTCTGGTGACAGATGAGCGTCTTGTGCTGAGACCGGTCGAGATCAAACAGAGAAACTGA
- a CDS encoding FkbM family methyltransferase — MLFTRLGETLLHKLTFVVLGITSLWTVQRILRRIGPLPESLRQLRVWPRNIKGLSVCLDPTDISHIIIFKEIFVDKIYDLDGVPFVPDLIVDCGGHIGLFSLLARQRFPSVSAMVFEPNVANLHYLHSQVEDNKLDVNIVPAAVSNFDGEAQFHAGCSCSGGIQTNSNSPLNVDKVKVVNLCRLLSELRPKLLILKMDIEGGEEVLLPEILPLLPQKAAIFFETHDGDASWVKHSRNLQNAGFIVSQTSNRDRYCDGFALRV, encoded by the coding sequence ATGCTGTTCACCCGCTTGGGTGAAACGCTACTCCATAAGCTGACGTTTGTAGTTTTGGGAATTACATCGCTGTGGACAGTTCAGCGAATACTGCGTCGGATTGGTCCATTGCCGGAATCGCTTAGGCAACTGCGAGTTTGGCCGAGAAATATTAAAGGATTGAGTGTATGTCTCGATCCAACAGACATATCTCATATTATCATATTTAAAGAAATATTTGTTGATAAAATTTATGACTTGGATGGGGTTCCATTCGTGCCCGATTTGATTGTGGATTGCGGTGGTCATATAGGGCTATTCTCCTTGCTTGCTCGGCAGCGGTTTCCTAGCGTTTCAGCAATGGTGTTTGAGCCTAATGTTGCCAACCTTCATTATCTTCATTCCCAAGTTGAAGATAATAAACTTGATGTCAATATTGTACCAGCAGCTGTTTCAAATTTTGATGGAGAGGCTCAATTTCACGCTGGGTGTAGTTGTTCTGGGGGTATTCAAACAAACTCAAACTCGCCTTTAAATGTAGACAAGGTTAAAGTTGTTAACTTATGTCGGCTGTTGTCAGAGCTGCGCCCTAAGCTATTGATTTTAAAAATGGACATAGAAGGTGGGGAAGAAGTGCTGCTACCAGAAATCTTGCCTCTCCTGCCGCAGAAGGCTGCTATATTTTTTGAAACGCATGATGGCGATGCGAGTTGGGTTAAGCACAGTCGAAACCTACAAAATGCAGGTTTTATCGTCTCGCAAACATCAAATCGTGACCGCTATTGTGATGGTTTTGCATTGAGGGTATAA
- a CDS encoding polysaccharide biosynthesis protein, which translates to MLSEVIKVSLNSLSARLKHWKKPLFSFAVGQPAVQFLNLLTGFFLLRWLDIKEFAMFSMAFAFQSVVTQLSDLGFSGSIVSLAGERVHDRYVLGGYLRSARYWRSKIQIVVLLLAAVAYPAVTWGQAWGVLNKTLLFFTIILGVMFQGWNMYGAPLLACRDLLAYYKPQVAAALFRIIACTCFWSVGWLNAWVASLIAALTLGVIGLAYKVSSVNYAEVLKKSEPEKNAHMLHYLAPLMPGVVFTALQAQIQMGVVSIFGSTQNIAEVSALGRLGQLFVLAGAFSNVFVQPYVARLPRFLLLRRYLQIAAIACIFSIAIISCGIFFPGLFLWFLGPNYSGLQNEAFLTLIIGCINMLGGVLFVMHAARAWLFWWSPFVYIPTMLLTQVVCISLMDLSLTSSIVWLGLIISVVSLAIQAIAGVYGFNLKTKSR; encoded by the coding sequence GTGCTTTCGGAGGTCATTAAGGTGTCTTTAAATTCGCTGTCCGCTCGCCTAAAGCACTGGAAAAAACCACTGTTTTCTTTTGCGGTTGGGCAGCCAGCCGTGCAGTTTTTAAATCTCCTTACGGGCTTTTTTTTGCTGCGATGGCTTGATATAAAAGAGTTTGCCATGTTTAGCATGGCGTTCGCGTTTCAGAGTGTGGTGACTCAATTGTCTGATCTTGGATTTTCCGGTTCTATTGTCTCTCTGGCCGGCGAGCGAGTGCACGACAGGTATGTGCTAGGAGGCTATTTGCGTTCAGCTCGGTATTGGCGTTCTAAAATTCAGATCGTCGTTCTCCTGCTGGCTGCTGTGGCTTATCCAGCCGTTACTTGGGGGCAAGCATGGGGTGTCCTAAACAAGACCTTACTTTTTTTTACAATCATCCTTGGAGTAATGTTTCAAGGGTGGAATATGTACGGAGCTCCCTTGCTTGCATGTCGGGATTTGTTAGCCTATTACAAGCCGCAGGTTGCGGCTGCCTTGTTTCGAATTATAGCATGTACATGTTTCTGGAGTGTTGGTTGGCTGAACGCTTGGGTTGCCTCGCTTATTGCCGCACTTACGCTCGGTGTGATAGGTTTAGCCTATAAAGTTTCTTCTGTGAATTATGCAGAGGTGCTCAAAAAAAGTGAGCCTGAAAAAAATGCTCATATGTTACATTATTTGGCCCCTTTGATGCCGGGTGTAGTTTTTACTGCACTTCAGGCACAGATTCAGATGGGGGTTGTTTCTATTTTTGGCTCTACACAAAATATAGCTGAAGTTAGTGCGCTGGGACGTCTTGGACAGCTTTTTGTTCTAGCAGGTGCTTTTTCAAATGTTTTTGTTCAGCCTTATGTGGCTAGGTTGCCGCGGTTTTTGTTGTTAAGACGTTACCTTCAGATAGCAGCAATTGCTTGCATTTTTTCGATTGCAATTATCAGCTGCGGCATCTTTTTTCCCGGCTTGTTTCTTTGGTTTCTTGGCCCGAATTATTCAGGTCTTCAAAATGAAGCTTTTCTTACTCTAATCATTGGGTGCATCAACATGTTGGGAGGAGTATTGTTTGTTATGCATGCTGCACGTGCTTGGCTCTTTTGGTGGTCTCCCTTTGTTTATATTCCTACAATGCTGCTGACGCAGGTTGTTTGTATTTCGCTCATGGATTTGAGCCTGACTTCGTCAATCGTCTGGCTTGGCCTGATTATATCTGTTGTGTCTCTCGCTATTCAGGCGATTGCCGGGGTTTACGGTTTTAATCTAAAAACTAAGTCGCGCTAG
- a CDS encoding glycosyltransferase family 2 protein yields the protein MSKPALKKLSVVMPAKDEAGCIVSTVKHLNLELTLHAVPHEILVVDDGSTDSTWNLLQDLQASVPELRPIQNQGRCGFGCAVAQGLDAISGDAVVIMMADESDDVRDVVRYWKLLNDGWDCVFGSRFIKGGGVIDYPWLKLRLNRLANLLIRLVFNIKLNDTTNAFKAYHKTVIDGCRPLLSPHFNLTVELPLKAIVRGYTWTVAPITWRNRHTGVAKLKIREMGSRYFFIVAYVWLEKYFSRGDYRRLSENSLSQSGIASR from the coding sequence ATGAGTAAACCTGCGCTCAAAAAGCTCTCAGTAGTGATGCCAGCCAAGGATGAAGCAGGCTGTATTGTCTCTACAGTCAAGCATCTCAATCTGGAATTAACCCTGCATGCTGTTCCGCATGAGATTCTTGTCGTGGATGACGGCAGCACAGATTCGACTTGGAATCTGCTACAGGATCTTCAGGCATCAGTGCCTGAACTCCGTCCCATTCAGAACCAAGGACGCTGCGGGTTTGGCTGCGCAGTGGCCCAAGGATTGGATGCCATATCGGGGGATGCGGTGGTCATCATGATGGCGGATGAATCTGACGATGTGCGCGATGTCGTGCGCTATTGGAAGCTCCTGAATGACGGATGGGACTGCGTTTTTGGAAGTCGCTTCATCAAAGGTGGCGGCGTCATCGACTACCCCTGGCTCAAGCTTCGACTCAACCGCCTGGCTAACCTGCTGATCCGCCTGGTCTTCAACATCAAGCTCAACGACACGACCAATGCCTTCAAAGCGTACCACAAAACAGTGATTGATGGCTGTCGGCCGCTTCTCTCACCGCATTTTAATCTAACCGTCGAACTTCCTCTAAAGGCGATCGTGCGCGGCTACACATGGACAGTAGCACCCATCACCTGGAGAAACCGTCACACCGGTGTCGCCAAGTTAAAAATCCGTGAGATGGGAAGCCGATATTTTTTCATTGTTGCTTACGTGTGGCTCGAGAAGTATTTCAGCCGTGGGGATTATAGGCGGCTGTCTGAGAACTCATTGAGTCAGAGTGGAATTGCTTCGCGATAA
- a CDS encoding glycosyltransferase family 25 protein gives MQPTATQLTPDNLRVHVIHYTRLKERRMHMEQALRDHGLDRFPVAWVTVHDREDVLANGAYDRGDWGDPQSIAAGSISLILKHLAVYREVAAEPDAWHLILEDDVLIRPGFVSALEACLTELPARWDLFYVGLGCSLHVPWWLRRTGRRTYWRGWKPGLLWGGGGCSRCTEAYLIHPNCAERVLASHFAKPPFDRPIDWLLNAAGAALQIHSYWAEPPLVTQGAFESWMKDPHLNPAAKNHA, from the coding sequence ATGCAACCCACAGCCACTCAATTGACTCCGGACAACCTGCGTGTGCACGTCATTCACTACACACGTCTCAAGGAGCGGCGAATGCACATGGAACAGGCACTGCGGGATCATGGGCTTGATCGTTTTCCTGTCGCGTGGGTGACGGTGCATGACCGCGAGGACGTTTTGGCGAACGGCGCCTACGATCGCGGTGACTGGGGAGACCCGCAGTCGATTGCGGCAGGCTCGATCTCGCTGATCTTGAAGCACTTGGCGGTTTATCGAGAGGTCGCTGCAGAGCCGGATGCCTGGCACCTGATCCTGGAAGATGATGTGCTGATTCGCCCCGGCTTTGTTTCTGCTTTGGAAGCCTGCCTCACAGAGCTTCCCGCCAGGTGGGATCTGTTTTACGTGGGCCTGGGCTGCTCCCTGCACGTGCCGTGGTGGCTGCGGCGTACAGGCAGGAGGACGTACTGGCGCGGCTGGAAGCCAGGCCTGCTGTGGGGTGGCGGTGGCTGCTCCCGCTGCACCGAGGCCTACCTGATCCATCCGAACTGTGCTGAGCGTGTGCTGGCCAGCCATTTTGCGAAGCCGCCATTTGATCGACCGATCGACTGGCTTCTGAATGCGGCTGGCGCTGCATTGCAAATTCACTCCTACTGGGCAGAGCCTCCGCTGGTCACACAGGGGGCGTTTGAAAGCTGGATGAAAGACCCTCATCTGAATCCTGCTGCAAAAAATCACGCTTAG
- a CDS encoding glycosyltransferase family 4 protein, translating to MAIHCLPAGGAEKFFTTLACALAPRHELHCYIPCRQGMDAGMMKRLAGIPVKSIPLFNDFGYKVFFKLRQMIMARFPSIDIEARVHAFVLRRLRRRWPFDVVNTHLFYATRFCCETFAEDSVPIIESDHGHYAFLEAKDMPQARSIFGRLNTLVCPSSANLEFSRRFPWNDKLKRSVIPYGHERQVPARERSAQPAVITLGMVARGVVWKGWKEALAAARVVRERVKAPFRLVFVGAGPCVDEIAMSLSEEDRRWIEITGHQDEPEKWIADFDIGLLPTYLPGESLPNSIIEYLSHGVPVIATPVGGIPEMLSTPQGPAGILVEQEPDGRAGVSSLAEAMTALITQHDLRAQLSARAKMAARRYDLGSCVEAYERVMAEAVRSN from the coding sequence ATGGCCATACACTGCCTGCCAGCCGGCGGAGCGGAAAAGTTTTTCACCACTCTGGCGTGCGCGCTGGCGCCTCGGCACGAGCTCCACTGCTACATTCCGTGCCGACAAGGAATGGATGCCGGGATGATGAAGAGGCTGGCAGGGATTCCAGTGAAGTCGATTCCGCTTTTCAATGACTTTGGCTACAAGGTTTTTTTCAAGCTCAGGCAGATGATCATGGCCCGCTTTCCGAGCATCGACATCGAAGCACGCGTGCATGCCTTCGTGCTGCGCAGGCTGAGAAGACGCTGGCCCTTTGATGTGGTGAATACACACCTGTTTTACGCCACCCGCTTCTGCTGCGAAACCTTTGCGGAGGATAGTGTGCCCATCATCGAGTCTGATCACGGGCACTACGCCTTTCTCGAAGCCAAAGACATGCCGCAGGCACGTTCCATTTTCGGTCGGCTGAACACCTTGGTCTGCCCATCCAGCGCCAATCTGGAGTTCAGCCGACGCTTTCCCTGGAATGACAAGCTGAAACGCAGTGTGATCCCCTATGGCCATGAACGACAGGTGCCAGCTCGCGAACGTTCCGCACAGCCAGCGGTCATCACTCTTGGGATGGTGGCCCGAGGGGTGGTGTGGAAAGGCTGGAAAGAGGCGCTGGCTGCGGCCCGAGTGGTGCGGGAGCGGGTAAAGGCACCGTTTCGGCTCGTCTTTGTCGGGGCGGGCCCCTGTGTGGATGAGATCGCCATGAGTCTCTCGGAAGAAGATCGCCGCTGGATCGAGATCACCGGGCATCAAGATGAGCCGGAAAAATGGATCGCAGATTTCGACATTGGGCTGCTGCCGACTTATCTGCCAGGAGAGAGTCTTCCGAATTCGATCATCGAATACCTCTCGCATGGGGTGCCCGTGATCGCGACGCCCGTGGGTGGCATCCCAGAGATGCTCTCTACGCCACAAGGACCTGCGGGTATCCTCGTGGAGCAGGAACCCGATGGCAGGGCAGGGGTGTCCAGCCTGGCAGAGGCCATGACTGCCCTGATCACCCAGCATGATCTGCGAGCCCAGCTTTCAGCCAGGGCAAAGATGGCGGCACGCAGGTATGACCTAGGCTCTTGTGTAGAGGCCTATGAGCGAGTGATGGCCGAGGCTGTCCGATCGAACTAA